The following are encoded in a window of Rosa chinensis cultivar Old Blush chromosome 4, RchiOBHm-V2, whole genome shotgun sequence genomic DNA:
- the LOC112196622 gene encoding pentatricopeptide repeat-containing protein At5g19020, mitochondrial yields MLISLRPKSITSLPHLSAASPLKWVSTATTQNPEDHLRLFFKSRTNQTHIDYERQLVSVLKSCATLSALLQGQQLHSLVLKSGLDSNTFINNSLISMYAKCGSISCAESLFGSCSEPDPVSCNIMVAGYVKSGDLDNARQVFDKMPERGCVSYTTMIMGLSRNGFWREAVAVFRDMRNAGVLPNELTMGTVISTFSHLGGIWNCRMLHGLVVKLQLDGMVLVSTNLVKVYCACKSVWEARSLFDEMPERNIVSWNVMLNGYSKAGLVHLARELFERIDMKDVVSWGTMIDGYVQVECLNEALMMYRAMLRAGLGPNDVMLVDLISVCGRLEAIREGRQFHGRIVKEGFDCYDFIQATIINFYAGCGEMIAARLQFEKGIKEHVASWNALIAGYIRNQMIDQASLLFDEMPERDVFSWSSMISGYTQTEQSKLALELFQRMVSSGIQPNEITMVSVLSAITDLGTLKEGIWAHEYICENSIPLNDNLSAAIIDMYAKCGSINTALKVFYQIQDKTSSVSPWNAIICGLALHGHAAMSLEIFSDLQRRDIKLNSITFIGVLSACCHSGLVEAGERYFKSMKNVYHIQPNIKHYGCMVDLLGRAGRVEDAEKMIRSMPMKADVVIWGTLLAACTTHGNLEIGEMAEKNLKLLDPSHGASTVLMSNLLADAGKWEEASLERRVMQSLRLTRSPGHSDVVW; encoded by the coding sequence ATGCTCATATCTCTGAGACCCAAATCCATCACCAGCCTTCCACACCTTTCTGCCGCTTCACCTCTCAAATGGGTCTCCACAGCCACCACCCAAAACCCAGAGGACCATCTGCGTCTCTTCTTCAAATCGAGGACGAACCAAACCCACATCGACTACGAGCGCCAATTGGTCTCTGTTCTAAAATCTTGCGCAACCCTTTCGGCCCTCTTGCAAGGCCAGCAACTCCATTCCCTTGTTCTCAAGTCCGGTCTCGACTCCAACACTTTCATCAACAACAGTTTGATTAGCATGTACGCCAAATGCGGCTCCATTTCCTGCGCCGAATCGTTGTTCGGCTCTTGCTCTGAGCCGGACCCGGTTTCCTGTAACATTATGGTTGCTGGGTATGTGAAATCTGGTGACTTGGACAATGCCCGCCAGGTGTTTGATAAAATGCCTGAGAGAGGTTGTGTCTCGTATACTACTATGATAATGGGTCTTTCTAGAAATGGGTTTTGGAGGGAAGCTGTTGCCGTTTTTAGGGATATGAGGAATGCCGGTGTGTTGCCGAATGAGCTGACAATGGGGACTGTGATCTCGACGTTTTCGCATTTGGGTGGGATTTGGAACTGTAGAATGCTTCATGGTTTGGTGGTTAAGTTGCAGCTTGATGGAATGGTGCTTGTTTCGACGAATTTGGTGAAGGTGTATTGTGCTTGTAAGAGTGTGTGGGAAGCGAGAAGTTTGTTTGATGAGATGCCCGAAAGGAATATAGTTTCGTGGAATGTCATGTTAAATGGGTACTCTAAGGCTGGACTCGTGCATTTGGCCAGAGAGTTGTTTGAGAGGATTGATATGAAAGACGTGGTTTCGTGGGGTACAATGATTGATGGGTATGTGCAAGTGGAGTGCTTGAATGAAGCTTTGATGATGTATCGTGCAATGCTGCGTGCCGGGTTGGGACCGAATGATGTTATGCTTGTTGACTTAATTTCAGTGTGTGGGAGGTTGGAGGCGATTCGTGAAGGTCGGCAGTTTCATGGGAGAATTGTCAAGGAGGGTTTTGACTGTTATGATTTCATACAGGCAACGATCATAAATTTTTATGCAGGTTGTGGGGAAATGATTGCTGCTCGTCTTCAGTTTGAAAAGGGCATCAAGGAGCATGTAGCATCTTGGAATGCTCTCATTGCAGGGTACATAAGAAATCAAATGATTGACCAAGCAAGTCTATTGTTTGATGAGATGCCTGAAAGGGATGTTTTTTCATGGAGTTCCATGATTTCTGGTTACACACAGACTGAGCAATCTAAATTGGCTCTGGAACTTTTCCAAAGAATGGTATCTAGTGGGATACAACCAAATGAAATAACAATGGTAAGCGTTTTGTCTGCAATCACTGATTTAGGCACATTGAAAGAAGGAATATGGGCTCATGAATACATATGTGAAAATTCTATTCCTCTGAATGACAATTTGAGTGCAGCTATCATTGATATGTATGCCAAATGTGGGAGTATCAATACTGCCTTAAAGGTGTTCTATCAAATCCAAGACAAAACCTCTTCTGTCTCACCATGGAATGCCATTATATGTGGGTTGGCGCTGCACGGACATGCAGCAATGTCTCTTGAAATATTTTCAGACTTGCAAAGGCGTGATATCAAACTCAATTCAATAACATTCATCGGAGTCCTAAGTGCTTGTTGCCATTCTGGTTTGGTGGAGGCCGGGGAGAGGTATTTTAAGAGCATGAAGAATGTATACCACATTCAACCAAACATCAAGCATTATGGTTGTATGGTGGATCTCCTGGGTAGAGCTGGCCGAGTAGAAGATGCTGAGAAAATGATAAGAAGCATGCCCATGAAGGCTGATGTTGTGATATGGGGCACATTATTGGCCGCATGTACAACACATGGGAATCTAGAAATAGGAGAAATGGCTGAAAAGAATCTGAAACTGTTGGATCCATCTCATGGGGCAAGTACAGTTCTCATGTCCAACCTACTTGCAGATGCAGGGAAGTGGGAG